In the genome of Metabacillus litoralis, the window CTTTAAATACATTTTTTCAAAAAATTGGACATTATAAGCTAAAAAAGTTCAATTCAACAACTCTTTTTATGATTTCCTATGCACTAGCTCTTTTAAATTATGGTTTTCAAAAATTCATGGAAAAGCAAAACACTCAAAAGACAAATGACAATACTCCTACAAAAGACCTTTCATAGGTCTTATTTCATTTGTTGTGGCTTTTAAATCCTCAATCTCACAATGTTTTTCGAAATGAATAGCACCATTTGTCATAATCTAATTTGTTTTCATAAAAACGGTGAGCATGATTTCGTTGAATTCCAGATTCTAATGCCACATATGCTGCGCCATTCTCTTTTGCCCAATTATGTATATAACTTAGTAATTTCTCCCCGTATCCATAAGAACGGTGAGCATGATCTGTAACTAAATCGTAAACAAAAACGTGACGTTTATTATAAAAGTTAACTCTCCAACTTAAACCAGCTAGAGATACAATTTGATTATCCTTATACAAAGCAAACAGAGAGTATCCATCTTTCCTCATTTCCTCAAGTAACTCCAAGTATGTTTCTTGAGTCAAATCAGTACGCAACTGTTTCATAATCGGAAACGCTTCTACCCATTGCTCTTTATTTATTAACTCTTGTATTGTTTCCATAGGTGAATGACTCATTTAAACACTCCTAGAAAGTTGTAAAATATATATTCCATTTAAAGCTCGGTAATTCCTTCTGAAAATACGAAAATCCGTATATTTAAAGCTCTCTCCATAAACGCTCAATTGTTACTTCATTATTTTTATAGGTTAATAGAAACACATCTGGATTAGTAAGATCCTTCCAGCAATGAAAACCAAAGCTGTTATCATAGTTTTTTAGTAGTAGAGATAGTAAATTTCCGTGAGTTGCGATTAATGTGTTTTCCGTTTCACTTTTAAATAGTTCATCAACAAGCTGCCCTATTCGGTCCATAGCTTCTTTACTTGACTCTCCCCCTTCATATTTCAGGTCCAAATCTTCATATGTTTCTTTAAGTTTTTCAAGCCAGTCAGGTAAATTCCTTGTACTAAGTATGCGTTCGGATAAACGTTAATTTCCACCTTTATGTTTTTTTCTTCACTTATTGGAACTACTGATTGAATGGCACGTATATAAGGACTTGATATGATTCTATTTATTCTAGTAGTCGAGAAAAAATCAGATAAGGATTTTGATTGAATCAATCCTTTTTCAGTTAGTTTTGAATTCGAATCTTGTCCCTGTGCTTCACAATGTCTCACAACATATATTTTTTTCATATGATGTTTCCCCCAAGTTCTCTTTTACAGGTTAACTTTTTAGAGATATAATTTACCCTTCAGTTAATGACATACGAAAATTTTCTATCAGCTAGTCATTATGGCTATTTCACCTCATTTGCATATTTCTTTTGCAAGTCTACATAAGCACCAACGATACGATTAGCAATTTTTTTGTTAACTGGATATTTCTCGGTACCTGCCCATGGAACAACAACACTAAATGCAATCTCAGGTTTATTGGATGGATAGTAGCCAACAAAATTTAGATTATTCGTTTTTCGTCCCCAATAAGCTCGCTTAGGACCATAGTAAAG includes:
- a CDS encoding histidine phosphatase family protein → MDLKYEGGESSKEAMDRIGQLVDELFKSETENTLIATHGNLLSLLLKNYDNSFGFHCWKDLTNPDVFLLTYKNNEVTIERLWREL
- a CDS encoding histidine phosphatase family protein; this encodes MKKIYVVRHCEAQGQDSNSKLTEKGLIQSKSLSDFFSTTRINRIISSPYIRAIQSVVPISEEKNIKVEINVYPNAYLVQGIYLTGLKNLKKHMKIWT
- a CDS encoding GNAT family N-acetyltransferase: MSHSPMETIQELINKEQWVEAFPIMKQLRTDLTQETYLELLEEMRKDGYSLFALYKDNQIVSLAGLSWRVNFYNKRHVFVYDLVTDHAHRSYGYGEKLLSYIHNWAKENGAAYVALESGIQRNHAHRFYENKLDYDKWCYSFRKTL